The following coding sequences lie in one Streptomyces ortus genomic window:
- a CDS encoding FAD-dependent oxidoreductase, with product MPRPLRVAIVGAGPAGIYAADALLKSAVAVEPGVSIDLFERMPAPFGLIRYGVAPDHPRIKGIITALHQVLDKPQIRLFGNVDYPGDINLDDLRAFYDAVIFSTGATADRHLDIPGIGLDGSYGAADFVSWYDGHPDVPRTWPLEAEKVAVLGVGNVALDVARILAKTAEELLPTEIPPNVHEGLKANKAQEVHVFGRRGPAQAKFSPLELRELDHSPNIEVIVDPEDIDYDEGSIATRRGNKQADMVAKTLENWAIRDVGERRHKLFLHFFESPTEILGEDGKVVGLRTERTALDGTGNVKGTGEFKDWDLGAVYRAVGYLSDKLPKLPWDVASGTVPDKAGRVIEETGEHLTSTYVTGWIRRGPVGLIGHTKGDANETVASLLDDHGNGRLQTPASPEPEAVDAFLAERNVRFTTWEGWYRLDAAEKALGEPQGRERVKLVEREDMLGASGA from the coding sequence ATGCCTCGCCCCCTGCGGGTAGCCATAGTCGGAGCCGGCCCCGCCGGGATCTACGCCGCCGACGCGCTGTTGAAGTCCGCAGTGGCCGTCGAGCCCGGTGTCTCCATCGACCTCTTCGAGCGGATGCCGGCCCCCTTCGGCCTGATCCGTTACGGCGTGGCCCCCGACCACCCGCGCATCAAGGGCATCATCACCGCCCTGCACCAGGTTCTCGACAAGCCGCAGATCCGTCTCTTCGGCAACGTCGACTACCCGGGCGACATCAACCTCGACGACCTGCGCGCCTTCTACGACGCGGTGATCTTCTCCACCGGGGCGACGGCCGACCGGCACCTCGACATCCCCGGCATCGGGCTCGACGGCTCGTACGGCGCGGCGGACTTCGTGTCCTGGTACGACGGGCACCCGGACGTGCCGCGGACCTGGCCGCTGGAGGCCGAGAAGGTCGCCGTCCTCGGCGTCGGCAACGTGGCGCTCGACGTGGCCCGCATCCTCGCCAAGACCGCGGAGGAGCTGCTGCCGACGGAGATCCCGCCGAACGTCCACGAGGGGCTGAAGGCCAACAAGGCCCAGGAGGTCCACGTCTTCGGCCGCCGCGGCCCGGCGCAGGCGAAGTTCAGCCCGCTGGAGCTGCGGGAGCTGGACCACTCCCCGAACATCGAGGTCATCGTCGACCCCGAGGACATCGACTACGACGAGGGCTCGATCGCGACCCGGCGCGGCAACAAGCAGGCCGACATGGTCGCGAAGACCCTGGAGAACTGGGCGATCCGCGACGTCGGCGAGCGGCGGCACAAGCTGTTCCTGCACTTCTTCGAGTCGCCGACCGAGATCCTCGGCGAGGACGGCAAGGTCGTCGGGCTGCGCACCGAGCGCACCGCACTCGACGGCACCGGCAACGTCAAGGGCACCGGCGAGTTCAAGGACTGGGACCTCGGCGCGGTCTACCGTGCCGTCGGCTACCTCTCCGACAAGCTCCCCAAGCTGCCCTGGGATGTCGCGTCGGGCACCGTTCCGGACAAGGCCGGCCGGGTGATCGAGGAGACCGGCGAGCACCTGACGTCGACGTACGTCACCGGCTGGATCCGGCGCGGCCCGGTGGGCCTCATCGGCCACACCAAGGGCGACGCCAACGAGACGGTCGCCAGCCTGCTCGACGACCACGGGAACGGCCGTCTGCAGACGCCCGCCTCGCCCGAACCCGAGGCGGTGGACGCGTTCCTCGCCGAGCGGAACGTCCGCTTCACCACATGGGAGGGCTGGTACCGCCTGGACGCCGCCGAGAAGGCGCTGGGCGAGCCGCAGGGCCGCGAGCGGGTGAAGCTCGTGGAG